A part of Melittangium boletus DSM 14713 genomic DNA contains:
- the hflX gene encoding GTPase HflX: MSPSSSDPRPFAVLVGVQLPGVSDTEHAADLAELGRLVHTLGYEVVATVTQRREGVAAGTVLGTGKLKELAQLTGGRGFVPSGAQVRKSKARERWESEEEDAVPQDEGSVAEPEAEVDATQPVARPTVVVVDHELSPSQLSNLERATGAQVLDRTGVIVDIFHRHARSREARMQVEIARLNYLAPRMRESTGSRERQQGRGSGDSALELDRRKIRDRLAELREGLAVIQQDQAQRRYARRDQLRVALVGYTNAGKSSLMRALTGSEVLVADQLFATLDTTVRALQPETRPRVLVSDTVGFIQKLPHDLVASFRSTLDEALEASLLLYVVDASDPTWETQLEVSRGVLREIGAQGVPSRLLFNKADRLSAEQREALLQRHPEARVLSAHSPDDVAALRQSVVEFFERSMVEAELVIPYARQGRINEVYENARVLSEAFDENGRRLMIRALPAAIARLTHAFGNA, from the coding sequence ATGTCACCATCCTCTTCCGATCCACGCCCTTTCGCCGTGTTGGTGGGCGTCCAACTCCCTGGCGTCTCCGACACCGAACACGCCGCCGACCTCGCCGAACTCGGGAGGCTGGTGCATACCCTCGGCTACGAGGTCGTCGCGACCGTGACCCAGCGCCGCGAAGGCGTCGCGGCGGGGACGGTCCTCGGCACCGGAAAGCTCAAGGAACTGGCCCAGCTCACGGGGGGCCGGGGCTTCGTTCCCTCTGGCGCGCAGGTACGCAAGTCGAAGGCTCGCGAGCGCTGGGAATCCGAAGAGGAAGACGCGGTACCCCAGGATGAAGGCTCCGTGGCGGAACCGGAAGCCGAGGTGGACGCCACCCAGCCCGTCGCGAGGCCCACGGTGGTGGTGGTCGACCATGAGCTCTCGCCCAGCCAGTTGAGCAACCTGGAGCGGGCCACCGGCGCCCAGGTCCTCGACCGCACGGGCGTCATCGTGGACATCTTCCATCGCCATGCCCGCAGCCGCGAAGCGCGGATGCAGGTGGAGATCGCGCGGCTCAACTACCTCGCCCCCCGCATGCGCGAGTCCACGGGAAGCCGCGAGCGGCAACAAGGCCGGGGCTCGGGAGACTCGGCGTTGGAACTCGATCGCCGCAAGATTCGCGACCGGCTCGCCGAGCTACGCGAGGGGCTCGCGGTCATCCAGCAGGACCAGGCGCAGCGGCGCTACGCCCGGAGGGACCAGTTGCGGGTGGCGCTGGTGGGCTACACCAACGCGGGCAAGTCCTCGCTGATGCGTGCCCTGACGGGGAGCGAGGTGCTGGTGGCCGATCAGCTCTTCGCCACGCTGGACACCACGGTGCGGGCGCTGCAACCGGAGACCCGGCCCCGGGTACTGGTCTCGGACACCGTGGGCTTCATCCAGAAGCTGCCGCACGACCTCGTGGCCTCCTTCCGCTCGACGCTGGATGAGGCGCTAGAGGCCTCGTTGCTGCTCTACGTGGTGGATGCCTCCGACCCCACCTGGGAGACCCAACTCGAGGTCTCCCGAGGGGTCCTTCGCGAGATTGGAGCGCAGGGTGTGCCGAGCCGGTTGTTGTTCAACAAGGCGGACCGGCTTTCCGCCGAGCAACGCGAAGCCCTGCTCCAGCGGCACCCCGAGGCGCGGGTCCTCTCGGCGCATTCGCCGGACGATGTCGCCGCGCTCCGCCAGAGCGTGGTGGAGTTCTTCGAGCGTTCCATGGTCGAGGCGGAGCTGGTGATTCCCTATGCCCGCCAGGGGCGCATCAACGAGGTGTACGAGAATGCCCGGGTCCTCTCCGAGGCCTTCGATGAGAACGGCCGGCGGCTGATGATTCGCGCGCTTCCCGCGGCGATTGCCCGACTGACCCACGCCTTCGGAAACGCTTGA
- a CDS encoding amidohydrolase family protein — MSVLEKKLFKPELLSALFQRRERDAASTPVSQIITGGTIRPLINGSSKPVDAIGIHQGKVIAVGRLSDVEAAMNAQGLTGYQVDPYACRPANNHGLFNFTDPNQDQPTEVPDAYRSLIKAAMGKGWPLMIHANGDQAVRFTLQVYDEAISKQQAGARRHRIEHCSLLVPEQITTMRDKGISPSFLIGHVGYWGHAFRQVIFKDKAEQHLDLCRSALDAGLRISLHSDCEVSPLGPLRMMEQSITRIMEAAPPTEGGKPPALNPYECITKEQALRAVTYDAAWQCYADKWVGSLDTGHFADFVILAQDPLTLGDCYLKMRDIPVVETWKDGIRVYTGATAGTK, encoded by the coding sequence GTGTCGGTCCTCGAGAAGAAACTGTTCAAGCCCGAGTTGTTGAGTGCCTTGTTCCAACGCCGGGAGCGGGACGCTGCCTCCACACCGGTCTCCCAGATCATCACGGGTGGCACCATCCGCCCCCTCATCAATGGCTCGAGCAAGCCCGTGGATGCCATCGGTATCCATCAGGGCAAGGTGATCGCTGTTGGACGCCTCTCGGATGTCGAGGCCGCCATGAATGCGCAGGGCCTGACGGGCTACCAGGTCGACCCCTACGCCTGTCGTCCCGCCAACAATCATGGCCTCTTCAACTTCACGGATCCCAACCAGGACCAACCCACGGAGGTGCCGGATGCCTATCGGAGCTTGATCAAGGCCGCCATGGGCAAGGGGTGGCCGCTGATGATCCACGCCAATGGTGATCAGGCCGTGCGGTTCACCCTGCAGGTGTACGACGAGGCCATCTCCAAGCAGCAGGCAGGAGCCCGCCGCCATCGGATCGAGCACTGCTCCCTGCTCGTCCCGGAGCAGATCACGACCATGCGGGACAAGGGCATCTCTCCCAGCTTCCTCATCGGGCATGTGGGTTACTGGGGCCATGCCTTCCGTCAGGTCATCTTCAAGGACAAGGCGGAGCAGCACCTGGATCTCTGCCGTTCCGCGCTCGACGCCGGACTGCGGATCTCCCTCCACAGCGATTGCGAGGTGAGCCCACTGGGGCCCCTGCGCATGATGGAGCAGTCCATCACCCGGATCATGGAGGCCGCTCCTCCCACCGAGGGGGGCAAGCCTCCCGCGCTGAATCCCTACGAGTGCATCACGAAGGAGCAGGCCCTGCGGGCCGTCACCTACGACGCGGCCTGGCAGTGCTACGCCGACAAGTGGGTCGGCTCCTTGGACACGGGTCATTTCGCGGACTTCGTCATCCTCGCCCAGGATCCGCTCACCCTGGGCGACTGCTACCTGAAGATGCGCGATATTCCTGTCGTGGAGACCTGGAAGGACGGGATCCGCGTCTATACCGGAGCGACGGCCGGCACGAAGTAG
- a CDS encoding glycoside hydrolase family 5 protein, translating into MAAALLLVGLPFSASALTFVNTGAYTSPRTAVAGQTVGFTIVPQSPEAVSNVTFTFQVRPYTPGGAISTTAVYTQTVTGQGFAAGEKRRYQPSFTIPANLTTGEYVWTTQATDASGSAVYMNVARIDNMFTFHADAAPAQSYVRGINIMDLGNAAGALPGVMGTNYPKPTLAGMQRLKSRGLDVVRIPFLWERVQPVLNGALNTTYLNYLLDTLEYAHTAGLGVIVDMHNSARYTSGGVTRPFGSAGAPTKAQYADAWRRIATAIRSNPEAYAALYAYDIMNEPHDLPYFEGTYSNPVTFANFESNTEGWLPRDTRDTSVARVVRDNQGSLRITATASAGSGKVLGAGLKADIKRAGLANGPTFQAKVFVPTTTPGSVRARLVLMDSSYVSHFGEPFAVNKGEEVRVYFKPPAAAWTNNRSFTIEFIVDSSDGSAPFVFYVDNVAQGTQSGEQPPPQVWESYSQAAVDALRALGEDKIIMVEGYDYASTDQWPKNHPVKWVNDPKNNIMYHAHFYFDRSGKYESTHANELAAAQRDGYASVGARGVARVKVFSDWVTAQGTRGFLGEFGWPNSVRRPDETAAWNADGELLLSFLDEVGMGATMWTTGTWEGATKPNINNVYQIEPSLIPLSQAQVLERHLGKP; encoded by the coding sequence ATGGCCGCCGCGCTGTTGCTGGTCGGCCTTCCGTTCAGCGCGAGCGCGCTCACGTTCGTGAACACGGGCGCGTATACGTCCCCTCGGACAGCGGTCGCGGGCCAGACGGTCGGCTTCACCATCGTCCCGCAGTCTCCAGAAGCCGTGTCGAACGTCACGTTCACGTTCCAGGTGCGGCCCTATACGCCGGGCGGCGCCATCTCCACCACCGCCGTCTATACCCAGACAGTGACGGGCCAGGGCTTCGCCGCCGGAGAGAAGCGGCGCTACCAGCCGAGCTTCACGATTCCCGCCAACCTGACGACGGGGGAATACGTCTGGACCACCCAGGCGACCGACGCCTCCGGCTCGGCGGTCTACATGAACGTGGCGCGGATCGACAACATGTTCACGTTCCACGCGGACGCCGCGCCTGCCCAGAGCTACGTGCGGGGCATCAACATCATGGATCTGGGCAACGCGGCTGGGGCGCTGCCAGGCGTCATGGGCACCAATTACCCCAAGCCGACATTGGCCGGTATGCAGCGGCTGAAGTCCCGTGGTCTGGACGTCGTGCGCATTCCCTTCCTCTGGGAGCGCGTCCAGCCAGTGCTCAATGGTGCCCTGAACACGACCTACCTGAACTACCTGCTGGACACGCTCGAGTACGCCCACACCGCGGGGCTGGGCGTCATCGTCGACATGCACAATTCCGCGCGCTACACGTCTGGCGGCGTGACGCGGCCCTTCGGAAGCGCGGGCGCCCCGACGAAGGCGCAGTACGCGGACGCGTGGCGGCGGATCGCCACCGCCATCCGGAGCAACCCGGAGGCGTATGCCGCCCTCTATGCCTACGACATCATGAACGAGCCGCATGATCTGCCGTACTTCGAGGGCACCTACTCGAACCCCGTCACGTTCGCGAACTTCGAGTCCAACACCGAGGGCTGGCTGCCTCGGGACACCCGGGACACCTCCGTGGCCCGGGTGGTGCGCGACAACCAGGGCTCGCTGCGAATCACCGCCACCGCCAGCGCCGGGAGCGGCAAGGTGCTGGGCGCGGGGCTCAAGGCGGACATCAAGCGCGCGGGTCTCGCCAATGGTCCGACCTTCCAGGCGAAGGTCTTCGTGCCCACCACCACCCCCGGCAGCGTCCGGGCCCGGCTGGTGTTGATGGACAGCTCCTATGTGAGCCACTTCGGCGAGCCCTTCGCGGTGAACAAGGGCGAGGAAGTCCGGGTGTACTTCAAGCCCCCGGCGGCCGCGTGGACCAACAACCGCTCCTTCACCATCGAGTTCATCGTCGACTCGAGCGACGGCAGCGCCCCGTTCGTCTTCTACGTCGACAACGTGGCCCAGGGGACCCAGTCGGGCGAGCAGCCGCCGCCGCAGGTCTGGGAGTCCTATTCCCAGGCGGCGGTGGATGCCCTCCGGGCGCTCGGCGAGGACAAGATCATCATGGTGGAAGGCTATGACTACGCCTCGACGGATCAGTGGCCGAAGAACCACCCGGTCAAGTGGGTGAACGACCCCAAGAACAACATCATGTATCACGCTCACTTCTACTTCGACCGGAGCGGGAAGTACGAGAGCACCCACGCGAACGAGCTCGCCGCGGCCCAGCGTGACGGCTACGCGTCCGTGGGCGCGCGCGGTGTCGCCCGGGTGAAGGTCTTCAGCGACTGGGTCACGGCTCAGGGCACCCGCGGCTTCCTCGGCGAGTTCGGCTGGCCCAACTCCGTCAGGCGCCCGGATGAAACCGCGGCCTGGAACGCGGACGGCGAGCTGCTCCTGTCCTTCCTCGACGAGGTGGGCATGGGCGCGACGATGTGGACGACGGGCACGTGGGAGGGCGCGACCAAGCCGAACATCAACAACGTCTACCAGATCGAGCCCTCGCTGATTCCGCTGTCGCAGGCGCAAGTGCTGGAGCGGCACCTCGGCAAGCCCTGA
- a CDS encoding alpha/beta fold hydrolase, with the protein MSFSTRAIQGPVGRLAVSTAGQGGLPVLFVHGHGGDRTQWAAQQAFLVQRSVSFDLRGMGESDPDPAGRYHVRDFAEDVGAVADTLHLERFVLVGHGFGCGVASEYAALHPERVAGLVLGDPEGSVKKPLSEGFDPPVQRLVMDAPESFNAALDAFLADVEAHLVLEDARLPGPTDASGALTM; encoded by the coding sequence ATGAGCTTCTCGACAAGGGCGATCCAGGGGCCAGTGGGACGGCTGGCTGTCAGCACGGCGGGCCAGGGCGGACTTCCCGTTCTCTTCGTACATGGCCATGGCGGCGACCGGACACAGTGGGCGGCCCAGCAGGCGTTCCTGGTGCAGCGCAGCGTGTCCTTCGATCTGCGGGGAATGGGTGAGTCGGACCCCGACCCCGCGGGCCGCTACCACGTCCGGGACTTCGCGGAGGACGTGGGCGCGGTGGCGGACACGCTGCACCTGGAGCGCTTCGTGTTGGTGGGGCACGGCTTCGGCTGCGGGGTGGCGAGCGAGTACGCGGCGCTCCATCCCGAGCGAGTGGCGGGGCTGGTTCTCGGGGATCCGGAGGGCAGCGTGAAGAAGCCCCTCTCCGAGGGGTTCGACCCACCGGTTCAGAGGTTGGTGATGGACGCCCCCGAGTCCTTCAACGCCGCATTGGACGCGTTCCTCGCCGATGTGGAGGCCCACCTGGTCCTGGAGGATGCGAGGCTCCCCGGCCCCACGGACGCGAGCGGAGCCCTGACGATGTGA
- a CDS encoding CotH kinase family protein, giving the protein MTSSRQPLVLLPLLLTCSLLAPACGGDELGKDAPSEFHDAGAEFPGDAGGPGDAGEPDAVDAGVPDAGPQVRPSEALFAGTSIPRFELTLEQEAIDSLNAKPDSYVEGDLRFELDGQTLEFERIGVRLKGRIGSSRKLSQKAGFLLKFDKFQDKQTLLGLKKLALNNMVQDPSMIHERLGYMLFREMEVPAPRSAYATVHVNGALYGLYATIEATDNPVFLKHWFGSDDGNLYEGQYGSDLSVGQESTFDQDKGEDVGFADLTQLARALDQMNNPATFLEDADKVIDMDLYLRFAATELFLGHWDGYAAGKNNYYLYRRPSDGRWVFLPWGIDQTFVQYTDPWAAQGRLQQKCVASQPCKVKLARAYTQVLDSAFGLDLQEQALGLGSLLWPAVYMDPRKEVSVGTVYTKMSETLDFLNNRPADLQSRVGCVDPAQCPRCTVRPAPKGGKLAFCAQALSFADAEADCVTQGGHLVSIHDQATQDAVLAGARALSTGSWWLGLNDRVQEGDYTWTDGSPRHYTAWASGEPNNYGGDEDCTQMYGSGGAWNDSACNGAANFICALP; this is encoded by the coding sequence GTGACTTCCTCGCGCCAACCCCTGGTCCTGCTGCCGCTGTTGCTTACCTGCTCCTTGCTTGCCCCCGCCTGTGGTGGCGACGAGTTGGGAAAGGATGCGCCATCCGAGTTCCACGACGCGGGCGCTGAATTCCCGGGCGACGCGGGTGGACCTGGTGACGCGGGGGAACCGGACGCGGTAGACGCGGGAGTCCCTGACGCTGGCCCTCAGGTGCGTCCCTCCGAGGCCCTGTTCGCCGGCACGAGCATTCCCCGCTTCGAGCTCACCCTCGAGCAGGAGGCGATCGACTCCCTCAATGCCAAGCCAGACTCTTACGTGGAGGGCGATCTGCGCTTCGAACTCGACGGCCAGACCCTCGAGTTCGAGCGGATCGGCGTGCGCCTCAAGGGACGGATTGGCTCCTCGCGCAAGCTCAGCCAGAAGGCGGGCTTCCTGCTCAAGTTCGACAAATTCCAGGACAAGCAGACGCTGTTGGGCCTCAAGAAGCTCGCCCTCAACAACATGGTGCAGGACCCGAGCATGATCCACGAGCGGCTCGGCTACATGTTGTTTCGCGAGATGGAGGTTCCCGCCCCCCGCTCGGCCTACGCCACGGTGCACGTGAACGGTGCGTTGTATGGCCTCTACGCCACCATCGAGGCGACCGACAACCCCGTCTTCCTCAAGCACTGGTTTGGCAGCGATGACGGCAACCTGTACGAGGGCCAATACGGCAGCGACCTCTCCGTCGGCCAGGAGAGCACCTTCGATCAGGACAAGGGCGAAGACGTCGGGTTCGCGGACCTGACCCAGCTCGCGCGGGCGCTCGATCAGATGAACAACCCGGCCACGTTCCTGGAGGACGCGGACAAGGTCATCGACATGGACCTGTATCTGCGCTTCGCGGCCACCGAGCTGTTCCTCGGCCATTGGGACGGCTACGCCGCTGGCAAGAACAACTACTACCTCTACCGCCGCCCATCGGACGGACGTTGGGTCTTCCTGCCCTGGGGCATCGACCAGACCTTCGTTCAATACACGGACCCCTGGGCGGCCCAGGGGCGGCTGCAACAGAAGTGCGTCGCGTCACAGCCCTGCAAGGTGAAGCTGGCGCGGGCCTACACACAGGTGCTCGACAGTGCCTTCGGCCTCGATTTGCAGGAGCAGGCCTTGGGCCTCGGCTCACTGCTCTGGCCCGCGGTGTACATGGACCCGCGCAAGGAGGTGAGCGTGGGGACCGTCTACACCAAGATGTCCGAGACCCTCGACTTCCTGAACAACCGGCCGGCCGACCTCCAATCGCGTGTCGGGTGCGTGGACCCAGCGCAGTGCCCTCGCTGCACGGTGCGGCCCGCGCCCAAGGGGGGCAAGCTGGCCTTCTGCGCCCAGGCCCTGAGCTTCGCGGACGCCGAGGCGGACTGCGTGACCCAGGGAGGACATCTGGTCTCCATCCACGACCAGGCGACCCAGGACGCCGTGCTGGCCGGGGCCCGAGCCCTCTCCACGGGCTCCTGGTGGCTGGGGCTGAACGACCGGGTCCAGGAGGGCGACTACACCTGGACCGATGGCTCGCCCCGTCATTACACCGCCTGGGCGTCGGGCGAACCGAACAACTATGGGGGGGATGAAGACTGCACGCAGATGTATGGGTCGGGCGGCGCCTGGAACGACAGCGCCTGCAACGGCGCGGCGAATTTCATCTGCGCTCTTCCCTGA
- a CDS encoding glycosyl hydrolase, protein MPPISAPVRKLTVGFAFLSSLMACSGQTTDARTEDTQGTRETAALAASQLSVNLRAWSGHYLVADKGGGAALQAYSTWAKEWETFTLTDLNGGTLQSGDVVTLRGIGGQWVSADKGGGGAISVNAPHALGWEEFRIVKVGGTGTIASGDKIALQTTLGGQFLSAIDSGGGDVLATGVSAREWETLTLYTLGSAPVTTPKQRVLDYIKSISGSKTIAGQHNREPNWEPAKWTNAINGTTGRWPGLWSGDFLYQQENIDSRWTMINEAKKQFAAGAVVQLMWHSCPPTQGEACAWQGGVISKLSDSQWNELLTDGSNLNRIWKTRVDRLVPYLQDLKNNGVAALFRPYHEMNQGVFWWGGRTGPQGTRRLYQMTHDYLTKTKGIDNLIWVWDVQDLSWNFSDYNPGDAYWDIAALDFYNGDGFTKAKYDAMLAVAGGKPIAIGECDRLPSATELRNQPRWVFFMGWSELVYDRNSATELKNIYAADNVLTRDELPGWQ, encoded by the coding sequence TTGCCCCCCATATCCGCTCCCGTCCGCAAGCTCACCGTCGGCTTCGCCTTCCTCTCCTCTCTGATGGCGTGCTCCGGACAGACGACGGACGCCCGCACCGAGGACACGCAGGGCACCCGGGAGACGGCGGCGCTCGCCGCGAGCCAGCTCTCGGTGAACCTGCGCGCCTGGTCGGGCCACTACCTCGTGGCCGACAAGGGCGGCGGCGCGGCGCTCCAGGCCTACAGCACCTGGGCCAAGGAGTGGGAGACCTTCACCCTCACGGACCTCAATGGCGGCACGCTCCAGAGCGGAGACGTGGTGACGCTGCGGGGCATCGGCGGCCAGTGGGTCTCGGCCGACAAGGGCGGTGGCGGCGCCATCTCCGTCAACGCGCCGCACGCCCTGGGCTGGGAGGAGTTCCGCATCGTCAAGGTGGGCGGCACGGGCACCATCGCCTCGGGGGACAAGATCGCCCTGCAGACCACCCTCGGCGGCCAGTTCCTGAGCGCCATCGACTCGGGCGGCGGTGATGTGCTGGCCACCGGCGTGTCGGCGCGCGAGTGGGAGACCCTGACGCTCTACACGCTCGGCTCGGCGCCGGTCACCACGCCCAAGCAGCGGGTGCTCGACTACATCAAGAGCATCTCCGGCTCGAAGACGATCGCCGGCCAGCACAACCGCGAGCCCAACTGGGAGCCCGCCAAGTGGACCAACGCCATCAACGGCACCACGGGCCGCTGGCCGGGCCTGTGGAGCGGTGACTTCCTCTACCAGCAGGAGAACATCGACAGCCGCTGGACGATGATCAACGAGGCGAAGAAGCAGTTCGCCGCGGGCGCGGTCGTGCAGCTCATGTGGCACTCCTGCCCTCCCACCCAGGGCGAGGCGTGTGCCTGGCAGGGCGGCGTCATCAGCAAGCTGAGCGACAGCCAGTGGAACGAGCTGCTCACGGATGGCTCGAACCTCAACCGCATCTGGAAGACGCGCGTCGACCGGCTCGTGCCCTACCTGCAGGACCTGAAGAACAACGGCGTGGCGGCCCTCTTCCGCCCGTACCATGAGATGAACCAGGGCGTCTTCTGGTGGGGCGGCCGCACCGGTCCGCAGGGCACGCGCCGCCTGTATCAGATGACGCACGACTACCTGACCAAGACCAAGGGCATCGACAACCTCATCTGGGTCTGGGACGTGCAGGACCTGAGCTGGAACTTCAGCGACTACAACCCCGGGGACGCGTACTGGGACATCGCCGCGCTCGACTTCTACAACGGCGATGGCTTCACCAAGGCCAAGTACGACGCCATGCTCGCGGTGGCGGGCGGCAAGCCCATCGCCATTGGCGAGTGCGATCGCCTGCCCAGCGCGACGGAGCTGCGCAACCAGCCGCGCTGGGTCTTCTTCATGGGCTGGTCCGAGCTCGTCTACGACCGCAACTCGGCCACGGAGCTCAAGAACATCTACGCCGCCGACAACGTCCTGACGCGCGACGAGCTACCGGGCTGGCAATAG
- a CDS encoding VOC family protein gives MTIKAATPYFILNGRVEQAIALYQRALDAKIETMQRFGDVDQSCPAAMKSRVMHAALRVGDALLMMSDGPNDGAPPQTGSVSVALDLDDPEQARRCFDALATNGKLIQPLIDAPWGGLFGVVCDEFGISWMFNSARVKAT, from the coding sequence ATGACGATCAAGGCAGCGACCCCGTACTTCATCCTCAACGGCAGGGTCGAGCAGGCCATTGCCCTCTACCAGCGCGCCCTCGATGCGAAAATCGAGACGATGCAGCGGTTTGGAGACGTCGACCAGAGTTGCCCCGCGGCGATGAAGAGCCGGGTCATGCACGCGGCGCTGCGCGTGGGTGACGCGCTGCTGATGATGAGCGATGGCCCCAATGATGGGGCGCCGCCGCAGACCGGGAGCGTGAGCGTCGCCCTCGACCTCGACGATCCCGAGCAGGCAAGGCGCTGTTTCGACGCGCTGGCGACGAACGGCAAGCTCATCCAGCCGCTCATCGACGCCCCCTGGGGTGGCCTGTTCGGCGTGGTTTGCGACGAGTTCGGCATCAGCTGGATGTTCAACAGCGCCAGGGTCAAGGCGACCTGA
- a CDS encoding DUF488 family protein has protein sequence MSTERPRRRAPGWARARIYTVGHSTRSGEQLVDLLQTYGIRTLVDIRTVPRSRTNPQFNQDTLPRTLAEADIRYVHLPRLGGLRRARKDSPNSAWRNASFRGYADYMRTDEFARGLEELRELTPDGPLALMCAEAVRWRCHRSLVADALYARGVEVLHISSRTRATPHTLTPFAQLHGRQVLYPGSQEGASSVVSARGRASV, from the coding sequence ATGAGCACCGAGCGGCCAAGGAGGAGAGCGCCGGGTTGGGCCAGGGCGCGCATCTACACGGTGGGCCATTCCACGCGCTCGGGGGAGCAACTGGTGGATTTGCTCCAGACGTACGGCATCCGGACGCTCGTGGACATTCGCACGGTGCCGCGCTCTCGCACCAATCCCCAATTCAATCAGGACACGCTTCCCCGGACGCTCGCCGAGGCGGACATCCGATACGTGCACCTCCCGCGGCTCGGCGGACTGCGGCGTGCGCGCAAGGACTCGCCGAACAGCGCCTGGCGCAATGCCAGCTTTCGAGGCTACGCGGACTACATGCGGACGGACGAGTTCGCGCGCGGACTCGAGGAGCTGCGGGAGCTCACTCCGGACGGACCCCTGGCGCTCATGTGCGCCGAGGCCGTGCGCTGGCGGTGCCACCGCTCGCTCGTGGCGGACGCGCTGTATGCCCGGGGCGTGGAGGTGCTGCACATCAGCAGCCGCACCCGCGCCACGCCCCACACGCTCACGCCCTTCGCGCAGCTGCACGGCAGACAGGTGCTCTATCCAGGAAGCCAGGAGGGCGCCTCGTCCGTTGTGAGTGCTCGCGGCCGCGCCAGCGTGTAG